In Candidatus Anaeroferrophillus wilburensis, one DNA window encodes the following:
- a CDS encoding flagellar brake protein — protein MELYTPLHIQLDNNTPGRFKSFLVGMEEGRYMIVKLPSAADPKALFTLDRSLVVRYLHRGSVFGFKSKVMGVIDSPAPLLFICYPEAIEDHNLRNFARIDCYLPARLQTGKLFFDCRIVDISKGGCQLAMKNSELEGVNNALAVDQEVGISFCLPGVVEELLLAGIVRTVMHDDSVKIGIKFNLLEGMPKAKLYKFLATAGA, from the coding sequence ATGGAACTCTATACACCGTTACATATCCAGCTTGATAATAATACGCCGGGACGTTTCAAAAGTTTTCTGGTGGGCATGGAAGAGGGCAGGTATATGATTGTCAAACTGCCTTCAGCTGCTGATCCCAAAGCACTCTTTACTCTTGACCGTTCCCTGGTGGTCCGATATCTGCACCGGGGCAGTGTTTTTGGTTTTAAATCTAAGGTCATGGGGGTGATCGACAGCCCGGCCCCTCTTCTCTTTATCTGCTATCCCGAAGCCATTGAAGATCATAACCTGCGTAATTTTGCCCGGATTGACTGTTATCTGCCGGCCCGCCTGCAAACGGGTAAATTGTTTTTTGATTGCCGGATTGTCGATATCAGTAAAGGCGGTTGTCAACTGGCCATGAAAAACAGCGAGTTGGAGGGGGTCAACAATGCCCTTGCGGTTGACCAGGAGGTGGGCATTTCCTTTTGCCTGCCGGGAGTGGTTGAAGAGCTTTTGCTTGCCGGCATTGTGCGAACAGTCATGCATGATGATTCTGTGAAAATAGGAATTAAATTCAACTTGTTAGAGGGTATGCCTAAAGCTAAGCTTTATAAGTTTCTAGCCACTGCCGGTGCTTGA
- a CDS encoding metal ABC transporter permease — MPQILSVDFFQNALLAALLVSVTCGVIGTLVVVNRLVFLAGGIAHAAFGGVGVAYYFGLPPLPCTALFSVIAALAMGGISMISKSRPDTIIGAMWAIGMAVGIILVDLTPGYHADLFGYLFGSILAVSTIDLVYIIVIDLLVLMIVYRYHHELLAISYDPEYAEVCGLPVRVIQGAMLVLVALSIVVLIRVVGLILIIALLTIPAAIAEELTPSIRNMMLLAVGISIGCIVGGLLLSFLFDLTSGATIILLTAVVYLLFTACRCCFSR, encoded by the coding sequence ATGCCACAGATATTGTCCGTGGATTTTTTCCAGAATGCCTTGCTGGCCGCCCTGCTGGTCAGTGTTACCTGCGGTGTTATCGGCACCCTGGTGGTGGTCAACCGGCTGGTTTTCCTGGCGGGGGGAATTGCGCATGCCGCTTTTGGCGGGGTTGGGGTTGCCTACTATTTCGGCCTGCCGCCGCTTCCCTGTACCGCCCTTTTTTCAGTCATCGCCGCGCTGGCTATGGGAGGCATCAGTATGATAAGCAAGAGCCGTCCCGATACCATTATTGGTGCCATGTGGGCGATCGGTATGGCAGTTGGCATCATTCTGGTGGATCTGACCCCGGGATATCACGCCGATCTTTTCGGCTATCTGTTCGGCAGCATCCTTGCGGTTTCAACCATTGATCTGGTATATATTATAGTTATCGACCTGCTGGTTCTGATGATTGTCTACCGCTATCACCATGAACTGCTGGCCATCTCTTATGATCCTGAATATGCCGAAGTCTGTGGTCTGCCGGTGCGGGTTATCCAGGGGGCAATGCTGGTTCTGGTGGCCCTGTCGATAGTGGTGCTGATCAGAGTAGTGGGCTTGATTCTGATTATTGCCCTGTTGACCATCCCGGCTGCCATAGCCGAAGAACTGACTCCATCGATCAGAAACATGATGTTGCTGGCGGTGGGCATCAGCATCGGCTGTATTGTTGGTGGTCTGTTGCTTTCTTTCCTGTTTGATCTGACCTCAGGGGCAACAATTATTTTACTGACGGCGGTGGTCTACCTGCTCTTTACTGCTTGTCGGTGTTGTTTTTCCCGGTAA
- a CDS encoding response regulator encodes MKTYSPKIRRILIVDDSMVVRDALTKQLLKMMDVEIVHAGDGQEGLKKALTEHFDLIITDVEMPCKNGLEMCRLIKDDPSRHHIPVIILSVLDDENDIDQGFLAGADAYLSKNEAREKILQTIEKLLYKTTFQRDQTILVVDDSSTILSIVRKGLSEAGFTVVTAENGRKGLDALRTTLPSLILSDIDMPEMDGLSFCQAVHADPLTAAIPFVVMSANNQRPIMRRMLQLGADSYLVKPFNLDQLVITVEKLLSDKLLLLHKEKERLETERSLMLASITSLSCALEARDSYTQGHSEAVAEIAVGMARLMNFTTQEIEIIHLGATLHDIGKIGVMDQVLLKPGKLTDAEYDMIKRHPVVGADILRPVPSLAAIIPMVLHHHERIDGKGYPDGLKGDAIPLWARMIAIGDTFHALTSDRPYRKGMPLEKALQIIEEAKGTQLCPECIPIFLQFLECWHNEKREGVDGWGGIAALS; translated from the coding sequence ATGAAAACCTATAGCCCCAAGATCCGCCGTATTTTGATAGTTGATGACAGTATGGTGGTGAGGGATGCTTTAACTAAACAACTGTTGAAAATGATGGATGTGGAGATTGTTCATGCCGGTGATGGTCAGGAAGGATTGAAAAAGGCCCTGACGGAACACTTTGATCTGATCATTACTGATGTTGAGATGCCCTGTAAAAATGGTCTGGAGATGTGTCGTTTGATCAAGGATGACCCTTCTCGCCACCATATCCCAGTGATTATTCTCAGCGTGTTGGATGATGAAAATGATATTGATCAGGGTTTTCTGGCTGGTGCGGACGCCTATTTATCGAAAAACGAAGCCAGGGAGAAAATTCTTCAAACCATTGAAAAGCTACTCTATAAGACTACCTTTCAACGTGACCAAACCATCCTGGTGGTTGATGATTCATCAACCATCCTCTCGATTGTCCGCAAGGGGCTTAGCGAAGCCGGTTTTACCGTGGTAACAGCTGAAAACGGCAGGAAGGGGCTAGATGCCCTCAGAACCACTTTGCCATCCCTGATTCTCAGTGATATTGATATGCCAGAAATGGATGGTCTGTCGTTCTGTCAGGCGGTTCATGCTGATCCCCTGACCGCCGCTATTCCTTTTGTTGTTATGAGTGCCAATAACCAGCGACCGATCATGAGGCGGATGCTGCAGTTGGGAGCTGATTCCTACCTGGTGAAGCCGTTCAATCTTGACCAGCTGGTTATTACGGTGGAAAAGCTGCTGTCGGATAAATTGCTTTTACTGCATAAAGAGAAGGAAAGGCTGGAAACAGAGCGAAGCTTGATGCTGGCAAGCATTACCAGTCTGAGTTGTGCTCTGGAAGCACGTGACTCCTATACCCAGGGACATTCTGAAGCAGTGGCCGAAATTGCCGTTGGGATGGCCAGATTGATGAATTTCACCACTCAGGAAATTGAAATCATCCATCTGGGGGCAACACTCCATGATATTGGCAAAATCGGGGTCATGGATCAGGTTCTCCTTAAGCCCGGAAAATTAACCGACGCAGAATATGACATGATCAAGAGACATCCGGTGGTCGGTGCTGATATCCTGCGGCCGGTACCCAGTCTGGCGGCAATCATCCCCATGGTTCTCCACCACCATGAACGAATAGACGGTAAGGGCTATCCTGATGGCTTGAAGGGGGATGCCATCCCTTTGTGGGCCAGGATGATTGCCATCGGTGACACTTTCCATGCTCTGACCAGTGATCGTCCCTATCGTAAAGGTATGCCCTTGGAAAAAGCTTTGCAGATTATTGAAGAGGCGAAAGGCACCCAGCTTTGCCCTGAATGTATCCCTATTTTTCTCCAGTTCTTGGAATGCTGGCACAATGAAAAAAGAGAAGGAGTGGATGGCTGGGGAGGTATTGCAGCTCTCAGCTGA
- a CDS encoding zinc ABC transporter substrate-binding protein: protein MATFFPATVLAAPMRVVVSILPQKFFVEQLAGELVDVAVMVPPGADPHTYEPRPSQMEALADAHVYFTIGIPFEKVWLPRLGQVNKNLQFVASDRGIEKISVNGNAAAFDRQPVNKHQHLLPDPHIWLDPSLVKQLSRTMTETLCVLDADHQDVYRNNLAQWEERLTLLDEELRLLTAPMQSNPYFLVFHPSWGYFARAYGLQQLAVERHGSEPGPRYLAQLVEQSRKLGIKAIFVQPQYRGNGAALLAGELGGRVIEVDPLAENWLVNLQKVAWHLRQGN, encoded by the coding sequence TTGGCAACGTTCTTCCCGGCCACTGTACTGGCTGCCCCCATGCGGGTTGTCGTCAGTATCCTGCCTCAGAAGTTTTTTGTCGAGCAGCTGGCTGGCGAGCTGGTGGATGTGGCGGTGATGGTTCCTCCAGGCGCCGACCCCCACACCTACGAGCCCCGACCGTCACAGATGGAGGCCTTGGCAGATGCCCATGTCTATTTTACCATCGGGATACCTTTTGAGAAGGTCTGGCTGCCCCGACTGGGCCAAGTGAATAAGAATCTGCAGTTTGTTGCCTCGGACCGGGGCATTGAAAAAATATCGGTGAACGGCAATGCGGCAGCTTTTGACCGGCAACCGGTAAATAAACATCAGCATCTTCTTCCTGATCCGCACATATGGCTGGACCCCAGTCTGGTGAAACAGTTATCCCGAACCATGACCGAAACCTTGTGTGTTCTGGATGCCGACCATCAGGATGTCTATCGCAACAACCTGGCTCAATGGGAAGAAAGGTTGACCCTACTTGATGAGGAGCTCCGATTGCTGACCGCGCCGATGCAGAGCAACCCATATTTTCTGGTCTTTCATCCTTCCTGGGGCTATTTTGCCCGGGCATATGGCCTCCAACAGTTGGCGGTTGAACGCCATGGCAGCGAACCTGGTCCCCGCTATCTTGCCCAGCTGGTTGAGCAGAGCAGGAAGCTGGGCATTAAAGCCATTTTTGTCCAGCCGCAGTATCGTGGCAATGGGGCAGCTTTACTCGCCGGCGAGTTGGGGGGTAGGGTGATAGAAGTTGATCCCCTAGCTGAAAACTGGCTGGTAAACCTGCAAAAGGTTGCCTGGCATCTCAGGCAAGGTAATTGA
- the cooS gene encoding anaerobic carbon-monoxide dehydrogenase catalytic subunit: MGKYDHRTITRDGQLLLQKMANDQVETVWERLADQTPQCGYCEMGLSCRVCAMGPCRIDPFGEGPQKGVCGADADIIVARNLGRMIAAGAAAHSDHGRDLVEVLADVAVDNAPGYAIRDQKKLLRVAREYGVETEGRNALAIAGDLAAAMQDEFGTRKGYLTMAGRAPAKRQELWKRIGIAPRGIDRETSEMMHRTHMGVDNGWQSLMLHGLRNALSDGWGGSMIATEVSDILFGTPQPNSNQVNVGVLKEDQVNIIVHGHNPVVSEMIMRACESQEMLTLAAEKGAAGINLAGLCCTGNELLMRHGIPVAGNHLMTELVVGTGAVEMMIVDYQCIMPSLGALAPCYHTKMISTSDKARFPGMEHHEFHPDNAARLALDLVRKAIENFSQRGETYIPVTPTPSVGGFSVEAIIAALGGTPKPLIDAIAAGKIRGAVGVVGCNNPKIKHDYGHVTLTKRLIEQDYLVVDTGCAAVANAKAGFKVAEAAAYAGPGLREVCQTLGIPPVLHMGSCVDNVRILVLAAALADALQVDISDLPLAGAAPEWYSEKAVSIGAYFVASGVFTVLGPMPPITGSMNVVNLLTSGLSDVVGATFAVEPDPEKAALLIQRHVEGKRKALGLPYRQV; encoded by the coding sequence ATGGGCAAATATGATCATAGAACCATTACCAGGGACGGCCAGTTGCTGCTGCAGAAAATGGCCAATGATCAGGTGGAAACCGTCTGGGAGCGGCTGGCTGATCAAACTCCTCAATGCGGCTACTGTGAGATGGGGTTGAGCTGCCGCGTCTGCGCCATGGGGCCTTGCCGGATTGATCCGTTTGGCGAAGGACCGCAGAAGGGCGTTTGTGGGGCAGATGCGGATATTATTGTTGCCCGCAACCTTGGCCGGATGATTGCCGCCGGTGCAGCAGCCCATTCCGACCATGGCCGGGACCTGGTGGAGGTTCTGGCTGATGTGGCTGTTGATAATGCTCCGGGCTATGCTATTCGTGACCAGAAAAAACTGCTTCGGGTGGCCCGGGAATACGGTGTTGAAACCGAGGGCAGGAATGCTTTGGCGATCGCCGGTGATCTGGCTGCCGCCATGCAGGATGAGTTTGGTACCCGCAAGGGGTATTTGACCATGGCTGGCCGGGCACCGGCAAAACGGCAGGAGCTCTGGAAAAGAATCGGCATTGCTCCCCGGGGCATCGATCGGGAAACTTCGGAGATGATGCACCGTACCCACATGGGGGTGGACAACGGCTGGCAGAGCCTGATGCTCCATGGTCTACGTAATGCCCTTTCTGATGGCTGGGGCGGTTCCATGATTGCCACCGAGGTATCAGATATCCTCTTCGGTACTCCCCAACCGAATTCCAACCAGGTCAATGTCGGGGTTCTCAAGGAAGATCAGGTTAATATCATTGTCCACGGTCACAACCCGGTGGTTTCGGAGATGATTATGCGGGCCTGTGAATCCCAAGAAATGCTGACTCTGGCAGCGGAAAAGGGAGCGGCGGGTATTAACCTTGCCGGCTTGTGCTGCACCGGCAATGAGCTGCTGATGCGCCATGGCATCCCGGTGGCCGGCAACCACCTGATGACCGAGCTGGTGGTAGGCACCGGGGCCGTGGAGATGATGATTGTTGATTACCAGTGCATCATGCCTTCCCTTGGTGCCCTGGCTCCCTGCTACCATACAAAGATGATCAGTACCAGCGACAAAGCCCGCTTCCCGGGGATGGAACACCATGAATTTCATCCTGATAATGCTGCCCGCTTAGCACTGGATCTGGTGCGTAAGGCGATTGAAAATTTTTCCCAGCGAGGAGAAACGTATATTCCGGTGACGCCGACTCCTTCCGTAGGTGGCTTTTCCGTTGAGGCAATTATTGCCGCTCTGGGTGGCACCCCGAAGCCGTTGATTGATGCCATTGCTGCTGGTAAAATCCGTGGGGCGGTGGGGGTTGTTGGCTGCAATAATCCTAAAATCAAGCATGATTATGGCCACGTAACCCTGACCAAGCGGCTTATTGAGCAGGATTATCTGGTGGTTGATACCGGTTGTGCCGCAGTTGCCAATGCTAAAGCCGGATTCAAGGTGGCTGAAGCGGCAGCATATGCCGGGCCAGGCTTACGGGAAGTCTGCCAGACCCTGGGGATTCCGCCGGTTTTACATATGGGCAGCTGTGTGGATAACGTTCGTATCCTGGTGCTGGCCGCTGCGCTGGCCGATGCTTTGCAGGTGGATATCAGTGATCTCCCGCTGGCGGGGGCGGCACCTGAATGGTACTCGGAAAAAGCGGTTTCCATCGGTGCCTACTTTGTTGCCTCCGGTGTTTTCACTGTTTTGGGGCCGATGCCGCCGATTACCGGCAGTATGAATGTCGTCAATCTGCTGACCTCGGGACTGAGCGATGTGGTGGGGGCAACCTTTGCGGTAGAGCCTGATCCTGAAAAAGCGGCGTTGCTAATCCAACGCCATGTTGAGGGCAAACGCAAGGCTCTGGGGCTGCCATATCGGCAGGTGTAG
- a CDS encoding NAD(P)/FAD-dependent oxidoreductase gives MNYLIIGNGIAGISAAEAIRRQDVHGTITMVAAENSLPYCRPMISSVLEGTISEDQLPIRSSNFYDELRIRPVLDERVVAIDLDTRTVSTAAGLIIPFDRLLIATGADPRSVAVPGSGLQHIFPLRSLTHVQKMLTIVPQVHRAVVLGGGLVGFKAAYALLRRGLHVSMVIGSAYPLAMQVDETAGHMILHELQNHGLRILVGSQVHAFAGHAKVNAVALADGTELPCELVVVGKGVAPACKFISADRIAVNQGIVVNEHLETSFPGIYAAGDVAELVDLARRCRFLNAIWPEAVDQGIAAGMNMAGRPVCYRGSVSRNVIRIFSLDVMTAGLVAPPADDKRYTIISSLMPRRRQYRKMVFCDDRLVGMILINDIAQGGVLFSLIRRGLPLTIPKEKLLDSTFQVRSLLW, from the coding sequence ATGAACTACCTGATCATTGGTAACGGGATTGCCGGAATCAGTGCCGCTGAGGCCATCCGCCGGCAAGATGTTCATGGCACCATTACCATGGTGGCCGCCGAAAATTCACTTCCCTATTGTCGTCCGATGATCAGTAGTGTCCTTGAAGGGACAATCTCCGAGGATCAGCTGCCGATCCGGTCCTCAAACTTTTATGATGAATTGCGTATCCGACCGGTACTCGATGAGCGGGTTGTTGCCATTGACCTCGATACTCGTACGGTTAGCACGGCTGCTGGCCTGATCATTCCTTTCGACCGTTTGCTGATTGCCACCGGTGCCGATCCCCGTAGCGTTGCTGTTCCTGGCAGCGGTCTGCAGCATATCTTTCCTCTGCGTTCCCTGACCCATGTGCAAAAAATGCTGACCATCGTCCCCCAAGTTCACAGGGCGGTGGTGCTTGGCGGCGGCCTGGTTGGTTTTAAAGCTGCTTATGCACTGTTGCGCCGCGGGCTGCATGTCAGCATGGTGATTGGCTCCGCTTATCCCCTGGCTATGCAGGTGGATGAAACCGCTGGCCACATGATTCTTCATGAACTCCAGAACCATGGCCTGCGGATTCTGGTTGGCAGCCAAGTACATGCATTTGCCGGTCATGCCAAGGTCAATGCCGTAGCTCTTGCAGACGGAACCGAACTTCCGTGTGAACTGGTGGTTGTCGGCAAGGGGGTGGCGCCTGCCTGTAAGTTTATTTCAGCTGACCGCATTGCAGTCAACCAGGGAATCGTGGTCAATGAACACCTGGAGACCTCTTTTCCCGGTATATATGCTGCCGGTGATGTGGCTGAACTGGTTGACCTTGCCCGCCGTTGTCGTTTTCTGAATGCTATCTGGCCGGAAGCCGTTGATCAGGGAATTGCTGCGGGGATGAATATGGCCGGCCGGCCTGTATGCTACCGGGGAAGTGTCAGTCGGAATGTTATCCGCATTTTTTCCCTCGACGTCATGACTGCCGGTCTGGTTGCCCCCCCGGCCGATGACAAGCGCTATACCATTATCAGCTCTCTCATGCCTCGCCGCCGGCAGTATCGAAAGATGGTTTTTTGCGATGACCGGCTGGTTGGTATGATTCTGATTAATGATATTGCCCAGGGAGGGGTGTTGTTTTCCCTTATCCGTCGCGGACTGCCGCTGACCATTCCAAAAGAGAAGCTGCTGGATTCCACTTTCCAGGTTCGTTCGCTGTTATGGTGA
- a CDS encoding FprA family A-type flavoprotein has protein sequence MPDCATRIIDGVYWVGVNDHDTPLFEGLWALPHGMSYNAYLVRGREKTALIELVKSDYADQFIRRIEEVVPLDSIDYIIHNHMEPDHSGSIPVIYERCPKAEVFCTAKAKSFLDQFYGVGERVTAVNDGDRIDLGGKTLKFLSYPWLHWPDSMFTYLEEDKVLFPCDAFGGFGAVDEGLFDDQWDLEAYWPESRRYLGTIVASYLPHVVKAIDKWVKGGMGISVLCPSHGPVYRQNPMAIISRYQEWASNQRGQKVVMVVGSMWGNTHRMGQVVKQRLLEKGLEVAYFDAATAEPGAVLGEMLNAGGIVFGAPTYDANIYPRLEYYLMLFKSKKKTGYPVGVFTQNSWNVNILPKVEAYLQDMKAEIVQPEVVGHGAPDAEVVQALQMMADALAIRITNPCACPVSN, from the coding sequence ATGCCTGATTGTGCAACCAGAATAATAGACGGTGTCTACTGGGTAGGGGTCAACGATCACGATACCCCGTTGTTTGAAGGATTATGGGCATTGCCCCATGGGATGAGCTATAATGCCTATCTGGTTCGAGGCCGGGAAAAAACAGCTTTGATTGAACTGGTGAAGAGTGACTACGCTGATCAATTCATCAGGCGCATTGAAGAAGTTGTTCCTTTGGACAGTATTGATTATATCATTCATAACCATATGGAGCCTGACCATAGTGGGTCGATACCGGTGATCTACGAACGGTGTCCCAAGGCCGAAGTGTTCTGTACTGCTAAAGCGAAATCTTTCCTGGATCAGTTTTACGGTGTGGGGGAACGGGTAACAGCGGTTAATGATGGCGATCGTATCGACCTCGGAGGTAAGACCTTAAAATTTCTCAGCTATCCCTGGCTGCATTGGCCCGACAGCATGTTCACTTATCTGGAGGAGGATAAGGTGCTCTTTCCCTGTGATGCTTTCGGTGGCTTCGGGGCTGTGGATGAAGGCTTGTTTGATGACCAATGGGATCTGGAGGCATACTGGCCGGAGTCGAGACGCTATCTGGGAACCATCGTGGCGTCCTACCTGCCGCATGTGGTTAAGGCCATTGATAAATGGGTGAAGGGGGGGATGGGAATTTCTGTCCTCTGTCCTTCCCATGGACCGGTCTATCGTCAAAACCCCATGGCGATTATCAGCCGCTACCAGGAGTGGGCCAGCAACCAAAGAGGGCAGAAGGTGGTTATGGTTGTCGGTTCCATGTGGGGTAATACCCACAGGATGGGCCAGGTGGTCAAACAGCGGCTGCTGGAAAAAGGTCTGGAGGTTGCCTATTTCGACGCCGCAACCGCAGAGCCGGGGGCTGTCCTTGGTGAGATGCTTAATGCCGGTGGCATAGTTTTTGGTGCTCCGACTTACGATGCCAACATCTACCCGAGGCTGGAATACTATCTGATGTTGTTTAAAAGCAAAAAGAAGACCGGCTATCCGGTAGGCGTTTTTACCCAAAACAGCTGGAATGTCAATATCCTGCCTAAAGTGGAGGCGTATTTGCAGGATATGAAAGCCGAGATTGTCCAGCCGGAAGTCGTCGGCCATGGCGCGCCGGATGCCGAGGTGGTGCAAGCCCTGCAAATGATGGCCGATGCACTGGCCATACGGATTACCAACCCTTGTGCCTGTCCGGTTTCTAACTGA
- a CDS encoding metal ABC transporter ATP-binding protein, translated as MPPAVAIDNLSFAYGNQVVLKDVNLTIHEQDFLGIIGPNGGGKTTLVKLILGLLKPANGTVAVLGTRPVDARPHLAYVPQLMAKEDRSFPIAVWDIVLQGRLQPHCRGYRYRKEDHRRAADELQRVGMWEQRQCPIGELSGGQRQRVFLARALCRDPRILFLDEPTVGIDSVGQQNVYDLLQVLNREMTIVIITHDIGVISQYVRSIACVNHTLVAHDEGLITPEMLEATYQCPVDLIAHGLPHRLYKPHP; from the coding sequence ATGCCGCCGGCGGTAGCCATTGATAATCTCTCTTTTGCCTATGGCAACCAGGTTGTCCTCAAAGATGTCAATCTGACTATTCATGAGCAGGATTTCCTTGGCATCATCGGTCCCAATGGGGGTGGCAAAACGACTCTGGTCAAACTCATTCTCGGTTTGCTCAAACCTGCCAACGGGACAGTTGCCGTACTGGGCACACGTCCGGTTGACGCCCGGCCTCATCTGGCCTATGTTCCTCAGTTGATGGCCAAAGAGGACCGCTCTTTTCCCATTGCTGTCTGGGATATTGTCCTCCAGGGCCGGCTGCAGCCTCATTGCCGGGGCTACCGTTATCGCAAGGAAGACCATCGGCGGGCTGCCGATGAACTCCAGCGGGTGGGAATGTGGGAGCAGCGTCAATGTCCCATAGGAGAGCTTTCCGGTGGCCAGCGGCAGCGGGTGTTCCTGGCCAGGGCTCTCTGTCGTGATCCCAGGATTCTTTTTCTTGATGAGCCGACGGTCGGTATTGACAGCGTGGGTCAGCAGAACGTCTATGATCTTCTGCAGGTCCTGAACCGGGAGATGACCATCGTCATCATTACCCATGATATCGGCGTGATTTCCCAGTATGTCCGCTCAATTGCCTGCGTCAATCATACCCTGGTGGCCCATGACGAAGGCCTCATAACCCCGGAGATGCTCGAAGCAACCTACCAGTGTCCGGTAGACCTGATAGCCCATGGTCTTCCCCACCGGCTGTATAAACCTCATCCGTAA
- a CDS encoding 4Fe-4S binding protein, which produces MKQVQVHPERCVGCMQCMLACATAHSQSKEMHRAIGEMPLPKPRVHVGAGLSGEGFPNRCRHCDPAPCLLACLPGAIFRDPESGTVLIDPDRCINCASCAMACPFGVIRYHQDWLAPAEKTIAVKCDNCIVRQQDGLLPACVEVCKTGALTFEESADALKRKTAVVARSVSAAVDQQFPPAAGVALLLEMKKSLHSLEDR; this is translated from the coding sequence ATGAAGCAAGTTCAAGTTCATCCTGAGCGTTGTGTTGGCTGCATGCAGTGCATGCTTGCCTGTGCCACCGCCCATTCACAGAGCAAAGAGATGCACCGAGCCATTGGTGAAATGCCATTGCCGAAACCAAGAGTTCATGTGGGTGCTGGGTTATCGGGGGAGGGGTTTCCCAACCGTTGCCGCCACTGTGACCCGGCACCATGCTTACTGGCCTGTCTGCCAGGGGCGATATTTCGTGACCCGGAGAGCGGCACCGTCCTCATTGACCCTGACCGCTGTATCAACTGTGCGTCCTGTGCCATGGCCTGTCCTTTCGGCGTCATCCGTTATCATCAGGACTGGTTGGCGCCGGCAGAAAAAACCATCGCGGTTAAATGTGACAACTGCATTGTCAGGCAGCAGGATGGGCTGCTGCCTGCCTGTGTTGAGGTTTGCAAGACAGGCGCCCTGACCTTTGAAGAGTCTGCTGATGCTTTGAAGAGGAAAACAGCTGTCGTGGCCCGCTCGGTATCGGCCGCAGTGGACCAGCAGTTTCCGCCAGCGGCCGGGGTTGCACTGTTGCTCGAGATGAAAAAAAGTCTCCATTCTCTTGAGGATCGCTAG
- the nfo gene encoding deoxyribonuclease IV, protein MKWIGAHVSTAGGVQNAPRNATTIGARAFALFTKNQRRWQAKPLTDEQVALFHHYMAIGHFTPAQVLPHDSYLINLGHPGKQERQQSVEAFIDEIRRCAQLGLTSLNIHPGSSLGRISDDACLENIAAGINQALEVTNGITVVLENTAGQGNNLGHRFEHLAAIIDLIEDRARIGICLDTCHLFAAGYELRTATGFDETMAEFDHIIGFNYLRGAHLNDAKVTLGQRVDRHERLGEGTLGWQVFRRLMNDPRFDRMPLILETIDSSRWAAEIRILYDMIETTNCDSMGRF, encoded by the coding sequence ATGAAATGGATTGGAGCACATGTAAGTACTGCCGGTGGCGTACAAAACGCCCCACGTAATGCCACGACCATCGGAGCACGGGCCTTCGCCCTGTTCACCAAGAACCAGCGCCGCTGGCAGGCAAAACCACTCACCGATGAACAGGTTGCCCTGTTCCACCACTACATGGCCATTGGACACTTTACACCTGCACAGGTGTTGCCCCATGATAGTTACCTAATCAATCTGGGGCATCCGGGAAAGCAGGAACGGCAACAGTCAGTCGAGGCATTTATTGATGAGATCCGGCGCTGCGCCCAGCTTGGCCTTACTTCTTTAAATATTCATCCGGGAAGTTCCCTGGGCAGAATCAGTGATGATGCCTGTCTGGAAAACATTGCCGCCGGCATCAACCAGGCACTAGAGGTAACCAACGGAATAACCGTCGTTTTGGAAAATACCGCTGGACAGGGCAATAATCTCGGTCATCGGTTTGAACACCTGGCAGCAATTATCGACCTGATCGAAGACCGGGCAAGAATTGGCATCTGCCTTGATACCTGTCATCTGTTTGCTGCCGGCTATGAACTGCGTACCGCGACGGGCTTTGATGAAACCATGGCTGAATTCGACCACATTATCGGTTTCAACTACTTACGGGGTGCCCATCTGAATGATGCCAAAGTCACACTGGGGCAGCGGGTTGACCGCCATGAACGTCTCGGTGAAGGAACTTTGGGTTGGCAGGTATTCAGGCGACTGATGAACGACCCCCGGTTTGACCGCATGCCGCTGATTCTGGAAACCATCGACAGCAGCCGCTGGGCAGCTGAGATCAGGATCCTCTACGACATGATCGAAACAACAAACTGTGACTCGATGGGGCGATTCTGA